The following proteins are co-located in the Mesorhizobium sp. M1E.F.Ca.ET.045.02.1.1 genome:
- a CDS encoding CoA-transferase subunit beta: MSDADNPGFTPNEMMTIAASRALRNDDVCFVGIGAPSAACNVARLTHAPDITLIYESGTIGTAPDVLPLSIGDGELCETAVTTVAVPEMFRYWLQGGRISIGFLGAAQLDKFGNINTTVIGDYAHPKTRLPGGGGAPEIATSSREVYITMAQSKRSMVETIDFFTSFGHGDGGDHRQRLGIDTAGPTLLITDLAVWKPDPVTKEFTVVSLHPGVTREEVQATCGWTVKFAEALDETPEPTELELKTLRDLQARTKAAHQGTAKGKAA; the protein is encoded by the coding sequence ATGAGCGACGCCGACAATCCGGGCTTCACCCCGAACGAGATGATGACGATTGCCGCAAGCCGCGCGCTGAGAAACGACGATGTCTGCTTCGTCGGCATCGGCGCGCCATCGGCGGCCTGCAACGTCGCGCGGCTGACGCATGCGCCGGACATCACGCTGATCTATGAAAGCGGCACCATCGGCACAGCGCCCGACGTTCTGCCGCTGTCGATCGGCGACGGCGAATTGTGCGAGACGGCGGTCACCACGGTCGCGGTGCCGGAGATGTTCCGCTACTGGCTGCAGGGTGGCCGCATCTCGATCGGCTTCCTGGGTGCGGCCCAGCTCGACAAGTTCGGCAACATCAACACCACCGTCATCGGCGACTACGCGCATCCCAAGACCCGCCTGCCCGGCGGCGGCGGCGCGCCGGAGATCGCGACCTCGTCAAGAGAGGTTTACATCACCATGGCGCAGTCGAAGCGCAGCATGGTCGAGACGATCGACTTCTTCACCTCCTTCGGCCATGGCGACGGCGGCGATCATCGCCAGCGCCTCGGCATCGACACGGCCGGCCCGACGCTTCTGATCACCGACCTCGCTGTCTGGAAGCCGGACCCTGTTACCAAGGAATTCACCGTCGTGTCGCTGCATCCCGGCGTCACCCGCGAAGAGGTGCAGGCGACTTGTGGCTGGACGGTCAAGTTTGCCGAGGCCCTTGACGAGACGCCGGAGCCGACGGAACTCGAGCTGAAGACATTGCGCGACCTCCAGGCCCGCACCAAGGCGGCGCATCAAGGGACCGCCAAAGGGAAAGCTGCATAG
- a CDS encoding CoA transferase subunit A yields MVKFLPLKEAVAENLHDGDAVAFEGFTHLIPTAAAHEAIRQGFRDLTLIRMTPDLIYDQMIGMGIAKKIVFSYLGNPGVGLLRRARDAIENGFPRAIEVEEHSHAGMANAYEAGAAGLPCAVFRGYRGAGLAAVNPNIKSITCPFTGEVLAAVPAIRPDVTFIHAQKADRKGNVLVEGIIGIQKEAVLAAKRAVVTVEEVVDNFDDLHPNLTVLPSWTIAAISVVPGGSHPSYTHGYYERDNAAYLEWDEIAADRDRFQAWIKKNVIESTADDFAARVEHLRKAA; encoded by the coding sequence ATGGTCAAGTTCCTGCCGCTGAAAGAGGCCGTTGCGGAGAATTTGCATGATGGCGACGCGGTCGCTTTCGAAGGCTTCACCCATCTGATCCCGACCGCCGCCGCGCATGAAGCGATCCGCCAGGGCTTTCGCGACCTGACCCTGATCCGCATGACGCCCGACCTGATCTACGACCAGATGATCGGCATGGGCATCGCCAAGAAGATCGTCTTCTCCTATCTCGGCAATCCGGGCGTCGGCCTGCTCAGGCGCGCCCGCGACGCCATCGAGAACGGCTTTCCGCGCGCGATCGAGGTCGAGGAGCACAGCCATGCCGGCATGGCCAACGCTTACGAGGCGGGTGCCGCCGGCCTGCCCTGCGCGGTGTTTCGCGGCTATCGCGGCGCGGGTCTTGCCGCGGTCAATCCGAACATCAAATCCATCACCTGCCCGTTCACCGGCGAGGTGCTTGCCGCCGTTCCGGCGATCCGGCCCGACGTCACCTTCATCCACGCGCAGAAGGCGGACCGCAAGGGCAACGTGCTGGTCGAGGGCATCATCGGCATCCAGAAGGAGGCGGTGCTGGCGGCAAAGCGCGCAGTGGTGACGGTCGAGGAAGTGGTCGACAATTTCGACGACCTGCACCCCAACCTCACCGTGCTGCCGAGTTGGACGATCGCGGCGATCTCGGTCGTGCCTGGCGGCTCGCATCCCTCCTACACGCATGGCTATTACGAACGCGACAACGCCGCCTATCTCGAATGGGACGAAATCGCCGCCGACCGCGACCGCTTCCAGGCCTGGATCAAGAAGAACGTCATCGAGAGCACGGCGGACGACTTCGCCGCCCGCGTCGAGCATCTGAGGAAAGCCGCATGA
- a CDS encoding IclR family transcriptional regulator C-terminal domain-containing protein, producing MEDEPVSRDHVGSLERGLAVMEILARHPLGMTLTEMAEEASLTRAGARRFLLTLVATGYATQSGRLFSLSPRLLTVARTWLGGASLWTFATPIMREVAGQFDEACNAAVLSGEDVVYVARIPGRRILSVALDIGTRLPAYCTSMGRALLSGLAADELKAFLGEATIERRTPKTITSRAALGKAIDKARVDGFAVVDEELELGLRSIAVPVNDRAGRTVAAINVSTQSARFSVEAMEREILPVLRKAKQRVEEFFFV from the coding sequence ATGGAAGACGAGCCAGTATCACGCGATCATGTCGGCTCGCTGGAACGCGGCTTGGCGGTGATGGAGATCCTCGCTCGCCATCCGCTTGGCATGACGCTGACGGAGATGGCCGAGGAGGCGAGCCTGACGCGCGCCGGCGCACGCCGTTTCCTGCTGACGTTGGTAGCCACTGGCTATGCGACGCAATCGGGCCGGCTGTTCTCGCTGTCGCCGCGCCTGTTGACCGTTGCCCGAACATGGCTCGGCGGCGCTTCACTATGGACCTTTGCCACGCCCATCATGCGTGAGGTGGCCGGGCAGTTCGACGAGGCCTGCAATGCGGCAGTGCTGTCGGGCGAGGACGTCGTCTATGTCGCGCGCATCCCCGGCCGCCGGATATTGAGCGTCGCGCTCGACATCGGCACGAGGCTGCCTGCCTACTGCACCTCGATGGGTCGCGCGCTGCTCTCCGGCCTGGCAGCGGACGAGTTGAAGGCTTTTCTCGGCGAAGCGACGATCGAGCGACGGACGCCGAAGACGATCACCAGCCGTGCCGCGCTGGGCAAGGCCATCGACAAGGCGAGGGTGGATGGCTTCGCCGTCGTCGACGAGGAATTGGAGCTCGGCCTGCGCTCGATCGCCGTGCCGGTCAACGACCGCGCCGGCCGTACCGTCGCCGCCATCAACGTCTCGACCCAGTCGGCGCGTTTCTCGGTCGAGGCGATGGAGCGCGAGATCCTTCCGGTGCTGCGGAAAGCCAAGCAGCGTGTGGAGGAGTTTTTCTTCGTTTGA
- a CDS encoding MFS transporter, whose translation MLEANRRETGPVERIHPAIFLFAARALRDFGDGFVAVLLPVYLLALGFTPLQVGVIATASLLGSALLTIGVGFLGARHDHRQLLLAGAGLMIATGVAFAVVHDYALLLVVALAGTINPSAGSVSVFVPLEHAVLTREVTERERTRMFARYSLVGAFAGAAGGLAAGMPDLLAPVGLDRLAGIKAMFVLYALLGLLGGSFYACIPRRPALAAGTAAALGPSRYVVFKLAALFSLDAFAGGFVVQSLLALWLFEQFNLSLSQAGVFFFWSGVLSALSFPVAARLSRRIGLINTMVFTHIPSSIALMFAALAPTLPLALVFLSIRAALSQMDVPTRSSYVMAVVTEGERAAAASFTSVPRSLAASASPALAGALFAASFRAWPLLICGALKIAYDLLLLVQFRGLKPPEER comes from the coding sequence ATGCTGGAAGCAAACCGTCGAGAGACTGGACCGGTGGAACGGATACATCCGGCGATTTTTCTCTTTGCCGCCCGCGCCCTGCGGGATTTCGGCGACGGCTTCGTGGCCGTGCTGTTGCCCGTCTACCTGCTCGCCCTCGGATTCACTCCCCTGCAGGTCGGTGTCATCGCCACGGCATCGCTGCTTGGTTCCGCGCTGCTGACCATAGGTGTCGGGTTCCTCGGCGCCAGACACGATCATCGTCAACTCCTGCTGGCTGGCGCTGGTTTGATGATTGCCACTGGCGTGGCCTTTGCCGTTGTCCATGACTACGCGTTGCTTCTGGTCGTTGCGCTCGCCGGCACGATCAATCCCTCGGCCGGCAGTGTCAGTGTCTTCGTGCCGCTGGAGCACGCCGTGCTGACGCGCGAGGTCACGGAGCGTGAGCGTACCAGGATGTTCGCACGCTACAGTCTCGTGGGCGCGTTCGCAGGCGCCGCAGGCGGACTCGCTGCAGGGATGCCTGACCTTCTGGCGCCGGTTGGCCTCGACCGACTTGCCGGCATCAAGGCCATGTTCGTCCTTTACGCGCTTCTCGGTCTGCTCGGCGGTTCGTTCTATGCGTGCATCCCGCGCCGCCCGGCGTTGGCTGCCGGCACAGCCGCCGCGCTCGGCCCCTCGCGCTACGTTGTCTTCAAGCTTGCGGCCCTGTTCAGCCTCGATGCCTTCGCGGGAGGCTTCGTCGTCCAATCGTTGCTCGCACTTTGGCTCTTCGAGCAATTCAACCTGTCGCTTTCGCAGGCAGGTGTTTTCTTCTTCTGGTCGGGCGTGCTGTCGGCGCTCTCGTTTCCTGTGGCCGCCCGGCTGTCGCGGCGCATCGGCCTGATCAACACGATGGTGTTCACGCACATTCCGTCCAGCATCGCTCTGATGTTCGCGGCGCTGGCGCCAACGCTCCCCTTGGCGCTTGTCTTTTTGTCGATCCGGGCCGCTCTGTCGCAGATGGATGTGCCAACCCGCTCGTCCTACGTCATGGCCGTTGTCACAGAGGGGGAGCGGGCAGCTGCCGCGAGCTTCACGTCGGTGCCGCGCAGCCTGGCCGCCTCGGCCAGCCCTGCCTTGGCCGGCGCTCTCTTCGCTGCATCGTTCCGGGCGTGGCCGCTGCTGATCTGCGGGGCGCTGAAGATCGCCTACGATTTGCTGTTGCTGGTGCAGTTCCGGGGGCTGAAGCCGCCGGAAGAACGCTGA
- a CDS encoding GntR family transcriptional regulator: MARRAMQLTPGTGKPEQIATVLEHEIRSGVLGFGDRLQSENELVQRFSVSRNTVRKGLEELSSRGLITTKVGIGSFVTFDGMPVDDAIGWSRALANAGANAETRTLRLEIIEDAELAARLGVRNPSFIAVDRVRSNADDGHAISIERSRLPLSPELEDVPLRGLREGSLHQTLRGAGLVPDHGEEWVDIEMLSAADAAILDCAPGTPFLRTRRLTRAADGRAIEFVTSLLNPAHFALHLEF, translated from the coding sequence ATGGCCCGTCGCGCGATGCAACTCACCCCCGGCACGGGCAAGCCCGAGCAGATCGCGACGGTTCTGGAGCATGAGATCCGCTCCGGCGTGCTCGGCTTCGGCGACCGCCTGCAGAGCGAGAACGAGCTGGTCCAGCGCTTCTCCGTCAGCCGCAATACCGTCCGCAAAGGGCTGGAGGAGCTTTCCAGTCGCGGGCTCATCACCACCAAGGTCGGTATCGGTTCCTTCGTCACCTTCGACGGCATGCCCGTCGATGACGCGATCGGCTGGTCGCGCGCGCTTGCCAATGCAGGCGCCAATGCCGAGACCCGGACGTTGAGGCTCGAGATCATCGAGGACGCCGAGCTCGCGGCAAGACTCGGTGTTAGGAACCCGTCCTTCATCGCCGTCGACCGTGTGCGCAGCAATGCCGATGACGGCCACGCCATTTCGATCGAGCGCAGCCGCTTGCCCTTGTCGCCGGAACTGGAAGACGTGCCGCTGCGCGGCCTTCGAGAAGGCTCGCTGCACCAGACGCTGCGTGGGGCAGGGCTGGTGCCCGATCATGGCGAGGAATGGGTCGACATCGAGATGCTGAGCGCCGCCGACGCAGCCATTCTCGATTGCGCTCCAGGCACGCCCTTCCTGCGTACGCGCCGCCTGACGCGTGCCGCCGACGGGCGCGCCATCGAATTCGTCACCAGCCTGCTCAACCCGGCGCATTTCGCATTGCATCTGGAGTTCTGA
- a CDS encoding ADP-ribosylglycohydrolase family protein: protein MVDAAGMKDRAMGALIGGALGDALGMPTQLLSPARIAEFYGHVEDFVAPVADHPVSKGLPAGAITDDTEQALLLGRILVSSGDRFDHARWVNALLDWERDVKARGSYDLLGPSTKRAIDAINEGVPAEEAGRSGDTNGAAMRIAPVGIMMPLEPLDALVAKVAETCRATHNTSIAIASAAAVAAAVSSGVAGGDWRAASERAVAAAGLGATLGHWVTGGDIAARIAWAQDLVRGKVERDAIKLIVDLIGTGVASQESVPAAFAVLEVAEGDAWRSAVISANLGGDTDTIGAIAAGMAGACAGLSRLPQDRVARLKGIDLAEVRALANDLVSARVARSSGKEAAA from the coding sequence ATGGTGGACGCAGCCGGGATGAAGGACCGGGCAATGGGTGCGCTGATCGGAGGAGCGCTTGGCGATGCGCTGGGCATGCCGACGCAGCTTCTGTCCCCGGCCCGCATCGCCGAGTTCTACGGCCATGTCGAGGATTTCGTCGCGCCCGTCGCCGACCATCCGGTGTCAAAGGGGCTGCCGGCCGGCGCCATTACCGACGACACCGAACAGGCACTGCTGCTCGGCCGCATCCTGGTCAGCTCCGGCGATCGCTTCGACCACGCGCGCTGGGTCAACGCGCTGCTCGACTGGGAGCGCGACGTGAAGGCGCGCGGCAGCTACGACCTGCTTGGACCTTCGACCAAACGCGCCATCGACGCGATCAACGAGGGCGTGCCGGCGGAAGAGGCCGGACGCAGCGGCGACACCAACGGTGCGGCGATGCGTATCGCGCCGGTCGGCATCATGATGCCGCTAGAGCCGCTCGACGCGCTGGTCGCCAAGGTGGCGGAAACCTGCCGGGCGACGCACAACACCTCGATCGCCATTGCCTCCGCCGCTGCCGTTGCGGCGGCTGTGAGCAGTGGCGTCGCCGGCGGCGACTGGCGCGCGGCTTCCGAGCGCGCCGTCGCGGCGGCAGGGTTGGGAGCGACGCTCGGCCATTGGGTCACCGGCGGCGATATTGCGGCCCGCATTGCCTGGGCGCAGGACCTCGTGCGCGGCAAGGTGGAGCGGGATGCAATCAAGCTGATTGTCGACCTGATCGGCACGGGCGTCGCCAGCCAGGAATCGGTGCCGGCGGCATTCGCCGTACTGGAGGTTGCTGAAGGCGATGCTTGGCGGTCCGCCGTCATCAGCGCCAATCTCGGCGGCGACACCGACACGATCGGCGCCATTGCCGCCGGCATGGCCGGCGCCTGTGCCGGCCTGTCTCGCCTGCCGCAGGATCGCGTCGCAAGGCTGAAAGGCATCGACCTCGCGGAGGTCCGCGCTCTGGCCAACGATCTTGTTTCGGCGAGGGTCGCGCGCAGTTCCGGCAAGGAGGCTGCGGCATGA
- a CDS encoding PfkB family carbohydrate kinase gives MSRRLVHIGSAVVDYVYRIDTLPAPGTEKTASSYARVPGGGFNMMVAASRTGMKVVFGGQLGTGPDGDFLRAAFAAEGIETLTPPSPLMDSGNCVAMISGDAERTFVSWPGAESVLTPDMMTPVQVIPGDWVFTSGYTLSYPGSREALADWIEALPAEIPFVFDPTPVIAEIPRPILDRVLARTTWLSCNTDEAAEIAGAGDAQTVAVRLLSEHCPKAEGVVIRAGAHGCLVRMADGGTRAIPGFAVHAVDTNGAGDTHIGAFVSALSRGLSPCEAARYANAAAALSVTRHGGSSAPTDTEIQGFLSHRDQATIAHDWEEATAT, from the coding sequence ATGAGCCGGCGTCTCGTCCATATCGGCAGCGCCGTGGTGGACTATGTCTACCGCATCGATACCTTGCCGGCGCCCGGCACCGAAAAGACCGCGTCGAGCTACGCGCGTGTCCCCGGCGGCGGCTTCAACATGATGGTGGCGGCGAGCCGCACCGGCATGAAGGTTGTATTCGGCGGCCAGTTGGGAACGGGACCTGATGGCGATTTCCTGCGCGCCGCTTTCGCCGCCGAAGGCATCGAGACGCTGACGCCGCCATCGCCGCTCATGGACAGCGGCAATTGCGTCGCCATGATCAGCGGCGACGCCGAGCGAACCTTCGTCTCTTGGCCAGGCGCAGAGAGCGTGCTCACACCGGACATGATGACGCCCGTCCAAGTCATTCCGGGCGATTGGGTTTTCACCTCCGGCTACACGCTGAGCTATCCCGGCAGCCGCGAAGCCCTCGCCGACTGGATCGAGGCGCTGCCGGCGGAAATTCCATTCGTCTTCGATCCGACACCGGTGATCGCGGAGATTCCGCGGCCGATCCTGGACAGGGTGCTCGCGCGCACGACATGGCTGAGCTGCAACACCGATGAGGCCGCCGAAATCGCCGGCGCCGGTGATGCACAGACCGTCGCCGTCCGGTTGCTCTCCGAGCACTGCCCGAAGGCCGAGGGCGTCGTCATTCGGGCCGGTGCGCATGGCTGCCTGGTGCGGATGGCCGACGGTGGCACGCGGGCGATCCCCGGCTTCGCGGTCCACGCCGTGGATACCAATGGCGCCGGCGATACGCATATCGGCGCCTTCGTCAGCGCATTGTCGCGTGGCCTGTCGCCTTGCGAAGCGGCCCGCTACGCCAATGCGGCAGCGGCCCTTTCCGTCACCCGCCATGGCGGGTCTTCGGCGCCGACGGACACAGAGATCCAGGGATTCCTGAGCCATCGCGATCAAGCAACGATCGCGCATGACTGGGAGGAAGCGACTGCAACTTAA
- a CDS encoding ABC transporter substrate-binding protein has product MRMPRLTAFLAATAVFVSALTLSAQAAEEVHVLNWKGYGADEPWAVANFEKATGFKVVNDFFNSEQEMLTKLRTNPGLYDVVMINAAFNDQAMAGKLIQPIDTSKLSNYADIAKDKAGSPMLNHDGKAYGVPWVWGLTALAINEKSFDKPPTSIAEMWDPAHKGRVIIRDDAVEAVQFGAIASGQNINDIKDMEAVKTKLTSLMPQIKTFWSSENDWNQMVASNQIDIGTYWSGSADRAKTHFKLPVSLVIPQEGAVAWLDAFSIPAGSKNVAGAEAFINYMIDPKFYVEWVTEVGAPVSANTKAVEALPEDAFNRKVMGSPEVAKRIQFQAPITDEQREKYLGLWQELKVNVK; this is encoded by the coding sequence ATGCGCATGCCCAGACTGACCGCTTTTCTGGCGGCGACCGCCGTCTTCGTTTCAGCACTCACGCTCTCCGCCCAGGCTGCCGAAGAAGTGCATGTGCTCAACTGGAAGGGCTACGGCGCCGACGAGCCGTGGGCTGTCGCCAATTTCGAGAAGGCGACCGGCTTCAAGGTGGTCAACGACTTCTTCAATTCCGAGCAGGAGATGCTGACGAAGCTCAGGACCAATCCGGGCCTCTATGACGTCGTCATGATCAACGCCGCCTTCAACGATCAGGCGATGGCCGGCAAGCTGATCCAGCCGATCGACACGTCGAAGCTCTCCAACTATGCCGACATCGCCAAGGACAAGGCCGGCTCGCCGATGCTCAACCATGACGGCAAGGCCTATGGCGTGCCGTGGGTCTGGGGCCTGACCGCTTTGGCCATCAACGAAAAGTCCTTCGACAAGCCGCCGACGAGCATCGCCGAGATGTGGGATCCAGCGCATAAGGGCCGCGTCATCATTCGCGACGACGCCGTCGAAGCCGTGCAGTTCGGGGCTATCGCCAGCGGCCAGAACATCAACGACATCAAGGATATGGAAGCGGTCAAGACGAAGCTCACCTCGCTGATGCCGCAGATCAAGACCTTCTGGAGCTCGGAGAACGATTGGAATCAGATGGTCGCCTCCAACCAAATCGACATCGGCACCTATTGGAGCGGCTCGGCCGACCGCGCCAAGACGCATTTCAAGCTGCCGGTCTCGCTGGTCATCCCGCAGGAAGGCGCCGTCGCCTGGCTCGACGCCTTCTCAATTCCCGCCGGTTCCAAGAACGTTGCCGGCGCCGAGGCCTTCATCAACTACATGATCGATCCGAAATTCTATGTCGAATGGGTCACCGAGGTCGGCGCGCCGGTTTCGGCCAACACCAAGGCCGTCGAGGCTCTGCCCGAGGATGCCTTCAACCGCAAGGTCATGGGAAGCCCCGAGGTCGCCAAGCGCATCCAGTTCCAGGCGCCGATCACCGACGAACAGCGCGAGAAATATCTGGGGCTCTGGCAGGAGCTTAAGGTCAACGTGAAGTAG
- a CDS encoding ABC transporter permease: MATTRMLEWLGRFYIVLLLAFLYLPIIIMALMSFNASPFYQLPLEWTTDWYASLQQNDQLIAATWNSIEIAVITTIISTVLGSMASLALYRYEFRGKKFLQALLFPPIAIPWLITGTAMLIFFFGIGRGLIAILLGHVALALPYVIVVVSARLQTFAPELEEAARSLGANQWQVTNRVTLPWIMPGVIAGGLFAFAVSFDQFVVSYFLSTPGQTTLPVEIYAAIRKGFTPEINAVSTIIIVVSMALMLLTARFFKFGGEK; the protein is encoded by the coding sequence ATGGCGACGACGCGCATGCTCGAATGGCTCGGGCGCTTCTACATCGTGCTGCTGCTCGCTTTCCTCTACCTGCCGATCATCATCATGGCGCTGATGTCATTCAACGCCTCGCCCTTCTACCAATTGCCCCTCGAATGGACGACGGACTGGTATGCCTCGCTCCAGCAGAACGACCAGCTGATCGCGGCGACCTGGAACAGCATCGAGATCGCGGTCATCACCACCATCATCTCGACGGTGCTGGGGTCGATGGCTTCGCTGGCGCTTTATCGCTACGAGTTCCGCGGCAAGAAATTCCTGCAGGCGCTGCTCTTTCCGCCGATCGCCATTCCCTGGCTGATCACCGGCACGGCGATGCTGATCTTCTTCTTCGGCATCGGCCGCGGGCTCATCGCCATCCTACTCGGCCATGTCGCGCTGGCGCTGCCTTATGTGATCGTCGTCGTGTCGGCCCGGCTGCAGACCTTCGCGCCTGAGCTCGAGGAAGCGGCGCGCTCGCTCGGCGCCAACCAGTGGCAGGTGACGAACCGCGTCACGCTGCCCTGGATCATGCCCGGCGTCATCGCCGGCGGGCTGTTCGCTTTCGCCGTTTCGTTCGACCAGTTCGTGGTCTCGTATTTCCTGTCGACACCCGGCCAGACGACGCTGCCGGTCGAAATCTATGCCGCGATCCGCAAAGGCTTCACGCCCGAGATCAATGCGGTCTCGACGATCATCATTGTCGTGTCGATGGCGCTGATGCTGCTTACGGCGCGCTTCTTCAAGTTCGGCGGAGAGAAGTAA
- a CDS encoding ABC transporter ATP-binding protein has protein sequence MAGVQVANVSRSFGAHKALDNVSIDFPDGGFYALLGPSGSGKTTLLRQIAGFDFPDAGRIAIGGESVERVPVEKRRIGMVFQNYALFPNMSVADNVAFGLSVRGEPKATIATEVQRALDLVKLGKLGGRRPHQLSGGQRQRVALARAIVTKPRVLLLDEPLGALDKALRVDMQIELKRIQREIGITTIFVTHDQEEALTMSDRIGILRDGRLVQEGPPEEIYDRPQSEFAATFLGDANIFRGAATRTGIRLPDGTAIAAASGPSLAAGAKASCAVRPERIQISTGAARLDIGNANTLKGRVSKRIFAGNNSTYFVDRDGQTLKVIVQNTGAERLAEGEPMMLSWSPESTVLIAAS, from the coding sequence ATGGCAGGCGTCCAGGTCGCGAACGTCTCCCGCAGTTTTGGCGCGCACAAGGCGCTGGACAATGTCTCGATCGACTTTCCGGACGGCGGCTTCTATGCGTTGCTCGGGCCTTCAGGCAGCGGCAAGACCACGCTGCTGCGCCAGATCGCCGGCTTCGACTTTCCGGATGCCGGGCGCATTGCCATCGGCGGCGAAAGCGTCGAGCGCGTGCCGGTCGAGAAGCGGCGCATCGGCATGGTGTTCCAGAACTACGCGCTGTTTCCCAACATGAGCGTCGCCGACAATGTCGCCTTCGGCCTGTCGGTGCGCGGTGAGCCCAAGGCGACGATCGCCACTGAGGTGCAGCGCGCGCTCGACCTCGTCAAGCTCGGCAAGCTCGGCGGCCGCCGTCCGCACCAGCTTTCCGGCGGCCAGCGCCAGCGCGTGGCGTTGGCGCGGGCCATCGTCACCAAGCCGCGCGTGCTGTTGCTGGACGAGCCGCTCGGCGCGCTCGACAAGGCGCTGCGCGTCGACATGCAGATCGAGTTGAAGCGCATCCAGCGCGAGATCGGCATCACCACCATCTTCGTCACCCACGACCAGGAGGAGGCGCTGACGATGAGCGACCGCATCGGCATCCTGCGCGACGGCAGGCTGGTGCAGGAGGGGCCGCCGGAGGAGATCTACGACAGGCCGCAAAGCGAGTTCGCCGCGACCTTCCTCGGCGATGCCAACATCTTTCGCGGCGCCGCGACCCGCACCGGGATCCGGCTGCCGGACGGCACAGCTATCGCTGCTGCCTCGGGTCCTTCGCTGGCGGCCGGAGCCAAGGCAAGTTGTGCCGTGCGGCCGGAGCGCATCCAGATTTCGACTGGCGCAGCGAGGCTCGATATTGGCAATGCCAACACGCTCAAGGGGCGGGTTTCCAAACGTATCTTCGCCGGCAACAACAGCACCTATTTCGTCGACCGCGATGGCCAGACGCTCAAGGTGATCGTTCAGAACACCGGAGCCGAGCGCCTCGCCGAAGGCGAGCCCATGATGCTCAGCTGGTCGCCGGAAAGCACCGTGCTGATCGCAGCGAGCTGA
- a CDS encoding Gfo/Idh/MocA family oxidoreductase codes for MASMGFEPDVKVRVKDYRIGCVGAGMIMAECHLAAYAQAGFPVVAIASRTKANAEKVAARWGISTVHDTPEQLIGDSRVEIVDLAFPPDQQPALIRRALKQPHVKAILAQKPLALSVAEAVKLRDEAAAAGKILSVNQNMRYDQSMRVLKQIIDSGALGEIVFAEIDMHAIPHWQTFLAGYDRLTLANMSVHHLDVLRFLFGDPDEITTLTRKDPRTKFQHSDGITVSTLRFPSGVFAVSLEDVWSGPRQEGYQDDQHIAWRVDGTKGVAKGTIGWPKGVASTLTYASTETTGGVWVTPSWDTMWFPHAFIGVMEQLQYALKAGTPPALSVADNVKTMALVEAGYRSIAEGRTVKLSEIRID; via the coding sequence ATGGCGAGCATGGGTTTCGAGCCGGACGTGAAGGTCCGAGTCAAGGACTACCGGATCGGCTGCGTCGGCGCCGGCATGATCATGGCCGAATGCCATCTCGCCGCCTACGCGCAAGCCGGCTTCCCGGTGGTGGCGATCGCCTCGCGCACAAAGGCGAATGCCGAGAAGGTCGCCGCCCGCTGGGGAATTTCGACCGTCCACGACACGCCGGAGCAATTGATCGGGGACAGCCGTGTCGAGATCGTCGACCTTGCCTTCCCGCCCGATCAGCAGCCAGCGCTGATCCGTCGCGCGTTGAAGCAGCCGCACGTCAAGGCGATCCTGGCGCAAAAACCGCTGGCGCTCTCGGTCGCGGAAGCGGTGAAGCTGCGCGACGAAGCGGCGGCCGCCGGCAAGATCCTCTCGGTCAACCAGAACATGCGCTACGACCAGTCGATGCGTGTGCTGAAGCAGATCATCGACAGCGGCGCGCTGGGCGAGATCGTCTTCGCTGAGATCGACATGCATGCGATCCCGCACTGGCAGACGTTCCTGGCCGGCTATGACCGGCTGACGCTCGCCAATATGAGCGTGCACCACCTCGACGTGCTGCGCTTCCTGTTCGGCGATCCGGATGAGATCACCACGCTGACGCGCAAGGACCCACGCACCAAGTTCCAGCATTCCGACGGCATCACGGTGTCGACGCTCCGCTTTCCCTCCGGCGTATTTGCCGTCTCGCTGGAGGATGTCTGGTCCGGCCCGCGCCAGGAAGGCTACCAGGACGATCAGCACATCGCCTGGCGCGTCGACGGCACCAAGGGCGTCGCCAAGGGCACGATCGGCTGGCCGAAGGGCGTCGCCTCGACACTAACCTATGCCTCGACCGAGACGACAGGCGGGGTATGGGTCACGCCAAGCTGGGACACGATGTGGTTCCCGCATGCCTTCATCGGCGTGATGGAACAGCTCCAATACGCGCTGAAGGCCGGCACGCCGCCGGCGCTGTCTGTCGCCGACAACGTCAAGACGATGGCCTTGGTCGAGGCCGGCTACAGGTCGATAGCCGAGGGTCGCACCGTCAAGCTGTCCGAAATCCGCATCGACTGA